The genomic segment GCCCAGAAAGCACTGTTCAAGACGCTGACCGCGGAGAAGCTCGGCGTCAAGCAGCTCGCCGGCGAGCCGGTCACCGCAACGCTGACCAAAGCGCCCGGCAACGGCCAATCAATCGGCGGCGTCAAGGTCACCACCGCCAACGGCTGGTTCGCTGCGCGGCCGTCCGGCACCGAGGATGTTTACAAAATCTACGCCGAGAGCTTCGTCAGCGCTGACCATCTCAGCAAGATTCAACACGAAGCCCAGGCAGCCCTCAGCGCAATGTTCGCCGCAGGTTGACGCACGACAACGTTGGAACTGGTCGGGCGGGCGATGTGTGGCGAATAACCTGTCCTCGCTTCACTCCGTCATTGCGAGCGGAGCGAAGCAATCCAGACCTCCGTGTGGGACGCTGGATTGCTTCGTTGCTTTGCTCCTCGCAATGACGGACTGCGTCGCCAACGTGTGAGGTCGACCTTGTCCGGCTGGACTGAATTCGTCGCCGCCTTCGCCGTGTTCCTGCTCAGCCACGCGATTCCGGCACGGCCGGCGGTGCGGGCGAGACTGGTCGGCGCGCTCGGCGAGCGCGGCTTTCTGATCGCCTACAGCAGCGAGTCGTTGCTCGTTCTGACTTGGCTGATCGTCGCCACCGAGCGAGCGCCGTTCGTTGAGCTGTGGCCGTTCGAGACCTGGCAGATGTGGGTGCCTAACCTGGCGCTGCCGCTCGCCTGTCAGTTTGCGGCGTTCGGCATCGGCGCCGCCAATCCGCTATCGTTCGGCGGCAATCCGCGGACACCCTTCAATCCGCATCACCCCGGCGTGGTCGGCATCGTCCGGCATCCGCTGCTGTGGGCGATCGGGCTGTGGGCAGGCGCACATGTCGTGCCGAACGGTGACCTCGCGCATGTACTGTTGTTCGGTTTCTTCGCGATGATCGCGGTAATCGGCATGCTGATCATCGATCGCCGCAAGCGCCGCCAGCTCGGCGCCGAGCGCTGGGCCGAGCTTGCGGCGCGGACCTCGTTCTGGCCGTTCGCGGCCCTGATCAGCGGCCGCTTCAGGCCGCAGACTTGGCGGATCAGTTCGCTGCGGCTGTGCATCGGCTTAGCCGCGTGGCTCTCGCTGCTGCTGCTGCATCCGCTGGTGATCGGCGTCTCACCGCTGCCCTGACAAGCAGTTCCTGGCGCCATTGCGAGCGAAACGAAGCAATCCGGCTCCGTGCCCTGAGCCGGATTGCTTTTCGGCAGCGCCTCCTCGCAGTGATGGAAGACGTGGTTCCCTGCAAATCGTTCGCGAGTTTGCGCTGGCACAACCAGCCCTGGACGCCGCGCTCCTAGACAGAATGAGCCGGTCACAACCGCCGGTGCCAGTTCCGGTGGAGCGCGATGAGCAGCACGACGATCGAATCTTCCCCAGCCGGCCCCGCCAAGCGCAAGCCGGTGCCGCGCTATCCGTTGCAGAGCCGCTGGACCGTCCTGTCGGCCGGGTTCCGTCCGTTCTTCCTGCTCGGCGCGATCTTCGCCGCGGTCGCAGTGCTGCTGTGGCTGCCGGTGTATCACGGCGAGCTGACGCTGCAGACCGCCTTTGTGCCGCGCGACTGGCACGTCCACGAGATGCTGTACGGCTATTTGCCGGCGGTGATCACCGGCTTCCTGCTCACTGCGATCCCGAACTGGACCGGACGCCTGCCGCTGCAGGGCGCGCCGCTGGCGACGCTCGCGGTGGTGTGGCTCGCTGGACGGCTGGCCGTGACGTTCTCGGCCGACACCGGCTGGCTCGCTGCGTTGCTGATCGATGCCTGTTTCCTGCTGCTGGTGGCGCTTGCGGCGCTGCGCGAGATCATCTCGGGGCGTAACTGGCGCAACCTCAACGTCGTCGCCCTGCTGACGCTGCTGCTGATCGGCAACGTCGCGTTCCATCTTGAGGCGCATTTCGGCGACTCCGCCGATTACAGCATCCGCATTGGCATCGCGGTGGTGATCATGCTGATCTCGCTGATCGGCGGCCGCATCACCCCAAGCTTCACCCGCAACTGGCTGGTGCGCGCAAATCCCGGCCGGCTGCCGCAACCGTTCAACAAGCTCGACATGGTGATCGTTGCGTTCAGCGGCCTGACGCTGGTGCTGTGGGTTTCGATGCCGTTGAGCCCGATCAGCGGCTTTGCGCTGCTGATTGCCGGCGTGCTGCATCTCGTCCGGCTGGCGCGCTGGGCCGGCGATCGCACCGTCAAGGAGAAGCTGCTGCTGGTGCTGCACGTCGGCTATCTGTTCATCCCGCTCGGCTTCCTGCTCACGTCGGCGGCGGCGTTCGGGCTGATGCCGGTCAGCGCCGGCATTCACGCCTGGATGGTCGGCGGCGCCGGCGTGATGACGCTGGCGGTGATGACCCGCGCCTCGCTCGGCCACACCGGCCAGCAACTCACCGCCTCGCTGCCGACGCAGGGGATCTATCTGGCGGCGCTGTTTGCCGTCACCGCGCGGATCGCGGCGGCGCTGCTGCCGGCCTGGAGCGACCCGCTGCTGCATCTGGCTGCGCTCAGCTGGGCGGTCGCCTTCCTCGGCTTCGCGCTGAGCTACGGCCCGACGCTGCTCGTCCGCGGCAAGCCGCGCTGATCCGCCGAGCCTTCACCACCTCCAACCAGGACAGGGCCATGACCGAAGCCGCCGCCACCGCCGAACGCGTGCTCGACGTCCGCGAGATCCCGCCATATCAGCGCCACGAGATCATCCCGCGGCTGTTCGATCATTTGGCCCCGGGGCAGGCGATGCAGATCGTGGTCGATCACGATCCGCGGCCGCTGCGCCAGTTCTTCGCATCGGTCCATGGCGATGATTGCCAGTGGACCTATCTGGAGCAGGGACCCGCGGTGTGGCGTGTACGGCTGCGCCGCGCCGCGTAGTGCTCAGCGTGCGCCGAACCGGGCGATGTCCTCGTCCGAATAGCCGGCCTGTTGCAGCACCGTCTTGGTGTGCTCGCCGAGCCGCGCCACGCGCGGGTTCGGCGACGGATTGGCCGCCGACATCCGGAACGGCAGATTGAGCACCTTGAAGCTGCCGGCATCGTCGTGCACTTCTGCGAGCGCTTGGCGGTGCGCGGTCTGCGGATCGGCCATTGCCTCGGCCACGGTGCGATAGGCCGAGCAGGGCACGCCGAATTTGTCGAGCGCGGCAAGGCACTGCTTCGACGTCAGCTTGCGCGACCAGCTCGTCTCGATGGTGTCCATCAGTTCGCCCCAGGCGAGGCGGCGGTCGGCGTACTTCTCGAACCGTGGATCGGTGATCAGGTCCGGGCGCTCGGCCGCCAGCATGAAGCTGCGGAACGATTTCTCGCTGGCGACGGCGATCATCACGTACCCGTCGGAGGTTTCGACAGGGCCGAACTGCGGCCGCCCCGGCAGCGTCACCGGAAACTGCGACCACTGCATCTCGTTCAACGTCAGCGTCAGCATCGCTTCCAGCATCGACACGTCGATGTGCTGGCCCTCGCCGGTGCGCACCCGCTGATACAACGCCGAGGTAATCGCCCCATAGGCGTAGATCCCGCTGACGACGTCGGCGAGATAGATGCCGCAGTAGTCCGGGCGGTCGCGGCCGGGCTGATAGGCGAGGTGCGCGAGGTCGAAACCGGACGCGGCATGGATCGCAGGCGCATAGGCGGGCAGTTCCGCCGACGGCCCGGTCTGGCCGTAGCCGGAGATCGAGCAGTAGATCAGTTCGGGATTGAAGCCGCGCAGCGACGCGTAGTCCATCTGCAGCCGCTGCATCACGCCGGGGCGGAAGTTCTCGACCAGGATATCGGCGCCGGCGACCAGCCGCTGCACTGCCTCGAGGCCGTCGGGCGATTTCAGGTCGAGCACGATGCTCTTCTTGCCGACGTTGAGCTGTCCGAACGCGGTGCTGCAGGCCTCGCGCACCGGCGGCCGGTTGCGCATGGTGTCGCCGTCGGCGGCTTCGATCTTGATCACCTCGGCGCCCATGTCGGACAGCATCCGGGTGCAGTGCGGGCCAGCGATGGTGGTGGAGAAATCGAGCACGCGGAGCCCGTCGAGGGCCCTGGCGTTAGCGGTGGTGGCCAGCGGTTTCTGTGTCCGCGTTTCGACGGTCATTCGGTCTCCCCTGATCCCTCCCGTTCTTGACGCGGCGCGTAAAGCACCAGCGCCCGCGGGAAGTTGCTTGCCCAATGAAGGTGCAGGCTAGCGGGTCGATCGGACCGGATCAACGGGGCGAAATGGTACGGACGCTATGGGTCCGACAGCCAGCCCATGCTGAGCGCGAACCGCACCACCTCGACACGATTGTGGAAGCCGAGCTTTGCCATGCCGCGCGCCTTGTAGGTTTCGACGCTCTTGGCGCCGATCTGCAGCTTGGCGGCGATGGTCTTATTGCTATGGCCGATCGCGGCGAGCCGCAGCACCTCGATCTCGCGCGTCGACAGTTCCGACACCGCATTGTGCTCGTCGCCATTGTGCAGATGCGGCGTGGTGCGTCCGATGGCGCGGCCGGCGATCGCCGGATCGAGATAGATGCCGCCGCTGCCGACCGCGTGGATGCCGCGGATCAGTTCTTCGGTGGCGGAGCGTTTCAGCACGTAGCCGGCGACGCCGAGATCGAGCAATTGCCGCAAGTAAGCGCCGTCTTCGTGCACGGTCAGCACCAGCACGCGGCAGTCCGGACAGGCGGCGAGGAACTTGCGTGCCACCTCGATGCCGTTGAGGCCGGGCATCGACAGATCGAGCACGGCGACGTCCGGCTTCAATTCCGTGGCGCGGCGCAAGGCGTTCGGACCGTCGCTGGCCTCGCCCACCACTTCGAGCCCGGGATCGCCTGCGACCAGCGCCTTCATTCCGCTGAGCACCACCGGGTGATCGTCGGCGATAAACACCCGCAGTCGGGAAGGGGATTGCTGGTCCATCGCGGTTGCTTTCATCTGGTCACAGCGGAATGCGCGCGTACAGCGCAGTGCCCTTGCCGGGCGCGGATTCGATTTCGAGCGAGCCGCCGACCAGCGACAGCCGCTCACGGATGCCGAGCAAGCCCAGCCGCCCGGACGGCTGCTTACGGCCGGCGGTGACGAAGCCGCAGCCGTCATCCTCGACGATCATCGTCACCTGGTCGTCGCCGAGCTGCAGAATGACGCTGACATGGCGGGCCGAGGCATGGCGCACCACGTTGGTGAGCGCTTCCTGCAGCACGCGGTACAGCGTGGTCTCGACCGGGGACGGCAGCCGGCGCGAGCCGAGCGTCATGTGCAGGTCGAACTCGATGCTCGACTTCTCGCTCCAGGAGTCGAGCAGGTTCTGGATCGCGGTCTGGATGCCCAGGTCGTCGAGTGCGGTCGGGCGGATTTCCCAGGCGAGGCGGTTGGCCTGGCGGCCGACGTCGGCGGTCAGGCTCTTCATCTCAGCGATGCGCTGCTGCAATTCGGGATTGTCGCCGGCGGCTTGGCCGAGCTTGTCGAAGCCGAGCTGCAACAGGGTCAGCGACTGGCCGAGCGTGTCGTGCAGTTCGCGGGCGATCCGTAGGCGTTCGGCTTCCTGATCTTCGACTGTCCGACGCAGCACCTTCGATAGGTCGGCCTCGACCAGCACCCGCCGCCGCTTCTCTTCCTGCAGCGTCTTGGCGACGTCTTTGGAGCGGCTCAGGCCGAGCTCGACCTGACGCATCAACTGTTCCTGCAGCAACTGCGCCGACCGTCGCTCGCGGGCGATGCCGTCGATCCGCCGCAGCACGACGTCGAGCAGCGACTCGCGCAACCGGTGCGCTGCATCGACATCCGTGTCGAGCCACGGCTCGCCATGCAGCCGCACCGATTCTTGCCAGCTCGACGCGCAGCCTTTCGGCGTTCGGGGCGCGCCTGCATCGACGCCGACCGGCTTGTTGGGCATGCCTGCCCAGGTGACGACGCGGACAACTTCAGGGCGGAACCACAGCACGTAGTTGTGCGGCGTGTTGGAAAGCGACAGCGCCAGGAGGCCGCTGGCGCAGCCGGCGAACGCCTTGGCGGGCGGATACGCCAGCGCCAGGCAATCGGTGTGGTACACGCCGTCGTGCGGGACGCCGTGCAACCATCCCATCATCGCGGCCACTTGTGCAGGCCCCGGTGTCGCACCGATTCCGGTGAACTGGCCGTCGATCCACAGACCGACGCCGGCGGCCGGGATGAAGTCGAGCAGATTCGGATAGAACCGGATCAGCCCTTCGGCGAGATCCGACTCCTGGCTCATCCGCGTGACCAGCTCTTCGTGGATGCGCGTGCTGCGCAGCCGGGCGGCGAGCTGATCGGCGGCAAGCCGCGTCTCGAGCTGCAGCGATGCCATCTCGGCGAACAGCGCGCAGGCTTCGCGCATCCGGTAAGGCAGAAACCGTGGGGTGGCGTGATGGCAGACGATCAGGCCCCACAACTCGCCTTCGACCACTAGCGACAGCGAAAGCGACGCGGCGACGCCGAGTTGGGCCAGATACAGCCGGTGTTCGGGGGAGGCGCTGCGGGTCGCGCTGAACGACAGATCAAGCGCGAGGCCGTTGCGCGGACTGTGCGCCGGCCACAGCGGTGCAGCGGGAGCATGAACGTCGGGCTGCACCCGGATCCGGCTGACGGACCCCGGCTGATTTGAGATGTCCGGTTGCGGATCGCGCAAGCCGAGGAACGGACTGGTTTCGGGACCGCGCGCTTCGGCGATCACGTCGGCGCTGCCGTCCGGCGCAAAGCGGTACACCATCACCC from the Rhodopseudomonas palustris genome contains:
- a CDS encoding NnrS family protein, producing the protein MSSTTIESSPAGPAKRKPVPRYPLQSRWTVLSAGFRPFFLLGAIFAAVAVLLWLPVYHGELTLQTAFVPRDWHVHEMLYGYLPAVITGFLLTAIPNWTGRLPLQGAPLATLAVVWLAGRLAVTFSADTGWLAALLIDACFLLLVALAALREIISGRNWRNLNVVALLTLLLIGNVAFHLEAHFGDSADYSIRIGIAVVIMLISLIGGRITPSFTRNWLVRANPGRLPQPFNKLDMVIVAFSGLTLVLWVSMPLSPISGFALLIAGVLHLVRLARWAGDRTVKEKLLLVLHVGYLFIPLGFLLTSAAAFGLMPVSAGIHAWMVGGAGVMTLAVMTRASLGHTGQQLTASLPTQGIYLAALFAVTARIAAALLPAWSDPLLHLAALSWAVAFLGFALSYGPTLLVRGKPR
- a CDS encoding NnrU family protein, encoding MSGWTEFVAAFAVFLLSHAIPARPAVRARLVGALGERGFLIAYSSESLLVLTWLIVATERAPFVELWPFETWQMWVPNLALPLACQFAAFGIGAANPLSFGGNPRTPFNPHHPGVVGIVRHPLLWAIGLWAGAHVVPNGDLAHVLLFGFFAMIAVIGMLIIDRRKRRQLGAERWAELAARTSFWPFAALISGRFRPQTWRISSLRLCIGLAAWLSLLLLHPLVIGVSPLP
- a CDS encoding GAF domain-containing protein — encoded protein: MHSGLDNSAELRASDFDPITLAGGTRTEVLPGAIQPHAALLALAPADLTIIHAAGATASLLGAAAELLPGTAASTAFSSDQIARLQALATTDRWIERPQHAFTLNAPDATPIDVIVHHASGLLVVELDPRREPAPENSLALVQSMIRRARPAPNLQGFCDAMAAELRSMTGFDRVMVYRFAPDGSADVIAEARGPETSPFLGLRDPQPDISNQPGSVSRIRVQPDVHAPAAPLWPAHSPRNGLALDLSFSATRSASPEHRLYLAQLGVAASLSLSLVVEGELWGLIVCHHATPRFLPYRMREACALFAEMASLQLETRLAADQLAARLRSTRIHEELVTRMSQESDLAEGLIRFYPNLLDFIPAAGVGLWIDGQFTGIGATPGPAQVAAMMGWLHGVPHDGVYHTDCLALAYPPAKAFAGCASGLLALSLSNTPHNYVLWFRPEVVRVVTWAGMPNKPVGVDAGAPRTPKGCASSWQESVRLHGEPWLDTDVDAAHRLRESLLDVVLRRIDGIARERRSAQLLQEQLMRQVELGLSRSKDVAKTLQEEKRRRVLVEADLSKVLRRTVEDQEAERLRIARELHDTLGQSLTLLQLGFDKLGQAAGDNPELQQRIAEMKSLTADVGRQANRLAWEIRPTALDDLGIQTAIQNLLDSWSEKSSIEFDLHMTLGSRRLPSPVETTLYRVLQEALTNVVRHASARHVSVILQLGDDQVTMIVEDDGCGFVTAGRKQPSGRLGLLGIRERLSLVGGSLEIESAPGKGTALYARIPL
- a CDS encoding CaiB/BaiF CoA transferase family protein; amino-acid sequence: MTVETRTQKPLATTANARALDGLRVLDFSTTIAGPHCTRMLSDMGAEVIKIEAADGDTMRNRPPVREACSTAFGQLNVGKKSIVLDLKSPDGLEAVQRLVAGADILVENFRPGVMQRLQMDYASLRGFNPELIYCSISGYGQTGPSAELPAYAPAIHAASGFDLAHLAYQPGRDRPDYCGIYLADVVSGIYAYGAITSALYQRVRTGEGQHIDVSMLEAMLTLTLNEMQWSQFPVTLPGRPQFGPVETSDGYVMIAVASEKSFRSFMLAAERPDLITDPRFEKYADRRLAWGELMDTIETSWSRKLTSKQCLAALDKFGVPCSAYRTVAEAMADPQTAHRQALAEVHDDAGSFKVLNLPFRMSAANPSPNPRVARLGEHTKTVLQQAGYSDEDIARFGAR
- a CDS encoding DUF2249 domain-containing protein, with the translated sequence MTEAAATAERVLDVREIPPYQRHEIIPRLFDHLAPGQAMQIVVDHDPRPLRQFFASVHGDDCQWTYLEQGPAVWRVRLRRAA
- a CDS encoding response regulator transcription factor — its product is MDQQSPSRLRVFIADDHPVVLSGMKALVAGDPGLEVVGEASDGPNALRRATELKPDVAVLDLSMPGLNGIEVARKFLAACPDCRVLVLTVHEDGAYLRQLLDLGVAGYVLKRSATEELIRGIHAVGSGGIYLDPAIAGRAIGRTTPHLHNGDEHNAVSELSTREIEVLRLAAIGHSNKTIAAKLQIGAKSVETYKARGMAKLGFHNRVEVVRFALSMGWLSDP